The genomic DNA GAGCATGATTCAAATGGGAATCATTTATTATTTAAACTTTTAAGTCGGTGATCCCGGGCCAATCCTATGTCGATCTTCCATCCGATAGAGGTCCCCATATATATGACGGCCACTTTCCAGAATCCTCTACCGTCCGGGGAGTCCAGCGTCTCGGATAGGGGTAAGGAGCTGAAGTACTCGCGGGAGGAGAACCCGACCGTGAGGGAGCTGGAGCATGAGATAGCCAGGCTTGACGGATTCAAGGATTGCCTAGCGTTCAACAGCGGGATGGCGGCAATATCAACACTACTCCTTGCGAATCGTAGGAGGAGAATAGTGGTCAATATAGACTCCTACTCAGCAACTGTGAGCCTGGCCCTGAGTCTGAGGGAACTGGGATTCGACGTAGAGCTGCGCGGGACCGATGAGCTGAGTAGCATCCCCCAAGGATCCCTGGTCCTCACAGAATCGATAACCAACCCGATGCTCAGGGTACCGGATCTGCATGCCCTGAGCGAGATCTGCAGGGACTCCAACTCCTCCCTGGCTGTGGATAATACGCTGGCCACCCCCGTATTGCTCAGGCCAGCTCATCTCTCGCAATACTCAGTTCAGAGCACGACAAAGTACATCTCTGGGACCAATGACGTATTCGGTGGTGTCATCTCCGGTGATGATCTCTCAGAACTTTGGGAATGGAGAAGGAGATTGGGAAACATAATGGATCCGCTGAGGGCCTTCATGACCTCCAGAGGTCTGATCACACTCGAGTTGAGGGTCAGAAGGCACTCCGAGAATGCGATTATGATAGCTAGGTGGCTTCAGGATCATGAGAGGGTAGAGGAGGTCATTTATCCGGGACTGGAGAGCCACAGGGATCACATGATCGCGAGGAGGCTTTTCGGCAACCTCTTCGGGGGGGTTATCTCCTTCAGGATCAGGGGAGATGCCAGGAGATTCCTGATCAACCTGAGGAGGGTGAGGCCGGCGACTAGCTTCGGTGCCTACAGGTCGCTGGCAACGATACCGAGGGCATCAATCGCCTCGAACCTCCCGCCGGACCTCGTCGAGAGGATGGGGATAGATGAAAAATTGGTGAGGTTGTCCGTGGGTCTGGAGGACCCGGAGGTCCTGATGGAGGACCTGGACGCGGCCCTGAGGAGCTCTTAGGGCTACTCCCTCCTGGCCTGACACTCCTTATTGCACTTCCCTATCACCTTGAGGACATCCATCATTATGGCGAGCCCCCTCTGGACGTCAGGATCCCTGAGCTTCCTTAGGAGGCCCAGCAAGCCGAGTCTCTCCTTGCTATCAAGGGCATCCCTCAGCTCGGACATGCACCTCGGGGAGATCAAGAAAGTCAGTCTTCCGGATAGCTCTGCGAGCTCCTCTATCATCTCCTCCTTCATGAAGGCCCTCTCCAGGGCCATGAGTGAGAACAGCATGCCTAGGAGCTCATCCACCATCCCCGATCCTATGAAGAGCTCGAGCCTGTCCAGGAGGTGATTGAGGCTATCAATCCTATCCAAAAATGTCTTCAGTCCCTCAGCCCTCTTCTCATCCGACAGGATCTCCTCCAAATGCTTCAAGCTCTCACTCATACCAATCACCTCATATGTAACCGCCCAGTATGCAGGTCCAATACATCGTGTTCATCGAGAGCTTCGCCAGGTGAAGCACCCTCGTTGGTATGAGGCCCGGGGCCTCCGTGTAGTAGTAGTTCGAAACCTGAGCCGAGGCCTGTTCCCTCCCCATCTCTATTATGCAGAAGCTCTGCCCATCGAACATTGATCTCCTCTCCATCCCCCTCAGCTCGTAGTAAAGATTGTCCGCCACGGTGGAGGCCTCGAAGTGCGCTATGACCCCGGTCTTCGGCACAGGTAGATTTGTGGCATCTCCTATGGCGAAGGCGTCATCATAATCCCTTATCCTCAGGTAGTGCCTATCCACCGGGATCCATCCCTCATCATCTCCTATACCGGAGTTGAGGATGACCTCCGCCCCCCTGTGAGGTGGGGAGAGTATCAGCATGTCGTACTTGAGGCTATCCCCCTCAAGCGAGTGGACCTCCCTCCTCTGAGGATCTATGCTATCCACCGTGAAGAAGGTCACGGGCTCTATTCCCCTCTCCTTCATACTCTCAACTATCACTCTGTTCAGGAGCCTAGGGCCGTAGGGCCTCTCCAAGGGGGAGACGAACTTTATCTCGCTCTTCTCCCTAAGTCCCCTGGATCTCAGGAACTCATCGGTCAGGAATGCGATCTCCAATGGTGCCACTGGGCACTTGTAGGTGAGCCCGCCCACGCCGATCACAACACTCCCTCCCTTGAAGTTCTTTAGGGCCTGATGGAGTCTCTCGGCATCCTCCAATGTCCATATGTGATTGGCCCCCTCCTTGAACCCCGGTATGTCATCATAGTTTAGAGCGGATCCGGTGGCTATCACTAGGTAGTCATAAGACTTCCTCCCACCGTCCTTCAGCTCCACCTCCCTCCTGCCCAGATCTATCCTCCTAACCTCAGCCCTTGTGAACCTGACCCCCGGGGAGTAAAGCCTGGCCCTCTGTTTACTTATGCTCCTCCTATCAGCCTCGCCGAAGGCCACGAAGAGGAACCCGGGCTGATAGAAGTGCGTCTCTTCCTTATCTATCACCTCTATCTCAAGATCATCGCGCTTAACTCTCCTGGCCAGCCTGTTAGCCAGTATGGTTCCTCCATCTCCCCCTCCAACTATCAGGAGCTTTTTGGGCATTCTAGACACCTTTCACTTCGAGGAAACCCTTATCAATGCCCTTATGGTTCCTCCCTCCTCGCTCACACTTATTATCTCATTCCCGGTCCTCCTGGCCCAGGCCTCGAGATCAGGCTTGAAA from Candidatus Korarchaeota archaeon NZ13-K includes the following:
- a CDS encoding cystathionine gamma-synthase family protein (catalyzes the formation of cystathionine from L-cysteine and O-succinyl-L-homoserine); the encoded protein is MSIFHPIEVPIYMTATFQNPLPSGESSVSDRGKELKYSREENPTVRELEHEIARLDGFKDCLAFNSGMAAISTLLLANRRRRIVVNIDSYSATVSLALSLRELGFDVELRGTDELSSIPQGSLVLTESITNPMLRVPDLHALSEICRDSNSSLAVDNTLATPVLLRPAHLSQYSVQSTTKYISGTNDVFGGVISGDDLSELWEWRRRLGNIMDPLRAFMTSRGLITLELRVRRHSENAIMIARWLQDHERVEEVIYPGLESHRDHMIARRLFGNLFGGVISFRIRGDARRFLINLRRVRPATSFGAYRSLATIPRASIASNLPPDLVERMGIDEKLVRLSVGLEDPEVLMEDLDAALRSS
- a CDS encoding DUF1641 domain-containing protein; its protein translation is MIGMSESLKHLEEILSDEKRAEGLKTFLDRIDSLNHLLDRLELFIGSGMVDELLGMLFSLMALERAFMKEEMIEELAELSGRLTFLISPRCMSELRDALDSKERLGLLGLLRKLRDPDVQRGLAIMMDVLKVIGKCNKECQARRE
- a CDS encoding NAD(P)/FAD-dependent oxidoreductase; translation: MPKKLLIVGGGDGGTILANRLARRVKRDDLEIEVIDKEETHFYQPGFLFVAFGEADRRSISKQRARLYSPGVRFTRAEVRRIDLGRREVELKDGGRKSYDYLVIATGSALNYDDIPGFKEGANHIWTLEDAERLHQALKNFKGGSVVIGVGGLTYKCPVAPLEIAFLTDEFLRSRGLREKSEIKFVSPLERPYGPRLLNRVIVESMKERGIEPVTFFTVDSIDPQRREVHSLEGDSLKYDMLILSPPHRGAEVILNSGIGDDEGWIPVDRHYLRIRDYDDAFAIGDATNLPVPKTGVIAHFEASTVADNLYYELRGMERRSMFDGQSFCIIEMGREQASAQVSNYYYTEAPGLIPTRVLHLAKLSMNTMYWTCILGGYI